In Syntrophotaleaceae bacterium, the DNA window AATTAAATACCTTGGATTTACCTCCTGCGCCCGGAATTCGCCGGCTCTCGGTCCCGATCCCGCGATCGTTTCCAAAGGATCATAGGGAGGACTGGAAGCGCCGAGGGGTAATGGTCGGGTCGACTTTTGGCCTTCGTTCCCCGTTTTCATTATATAGCCGAGCGCCTCGATCCGGACGGAAGCGGTCCCTCGGTCATAATAGCCCAACATTCTGGCCGCGGCACGAGACAGGTCAAGAACTCGATCCTTCACGTAGGGTCCCCGGTCATTGATCCGTAAAAGCAGCTTTTTTCCGTTTTCGAGATTGGTTACCCGGATGTGAATCCCGAGGGGCAGGGTTTTGTGAGCTGCGGTGAGCTCGTCCATATCGTAAACTTCCCCATTGGAAGTTTTCTTGCCATGAAACTCAGACCCGTACCAGCTCGCGATCCCTTCCTGCACAAAACCCGTACAGTTGGCTATCGGCTGGAAGAAGCGGCCATTAAGCTCATAGGGTTTCATCCAGATTTCCCCATGACTTTCAACCAAACAGCTGAACCTGGGATTTTCTAAAGAAGTGCCGCTTTTTGCGGTGTCAGCAGGTTCCGGAAAATGGACAGAGGCCGGATCGAATTCGCTCCTGATGGCAATGGAACCGTGATCCGAACTCGGCAGGCACCCACCGACAAGGAACAGTGACAGGAAAAATGGCAGTAAAAGAAATTTCATTGTTTTTCCTTCTAGAAGGTTGCCGCTCAATAATAACCGCAACCGACGATAATGAAAAGCAGAAATCAGTCCCTGGACCGGTCCTCCCGCCTCGGTGCATTGGCGTCCTGGTCTTTTTTCAGGCATCGTCTTACAGCCTATTGACATCTGACCCGAAGTTGCCGTAGTGTCCACAAATGTCCAAATGACAGGCAAACATGACATGCTCGGGGGATAGATGAACCTTTCGGTTAAAGATGCGGCCCGGATTCTCTCTGTTTCTGAAAAGACGATTTATCGTTGGATCAAACAGGAGATTATTCCCGCCTACAAAGTCCATGAA includes these proteins:
- a CDS encoding septal ring lytic transglycosylase RlpA family protein, which encodes MPEKRPGRQCTEAGGPVQGLISAFHYRRLRLLLSGNLLEGKTMKFLLLPFFLSLFLVGGCLPSSDHGSIAIRSEFDPASVHFPEPADTAKSGTSLENPRFSCLVESHGEIWMKPYELNGRFFQPIANCTGFVQEGIASWYGSEFHGKKTSNGEVYDMDELTAAHKTLPLGIHIRVTNLENGKKLLLRINDRGPYVKDRVLDLSRAAARMLGYYDRGTASVRIEALGYIMKTGNEGQKSTRPLPLGASSPPYDPLETIAGSGPRAGEFRAQEVNPRYLIQVGAFESRAAAGLLLSRVRLGFPDAIMENSMVEGRNFYCVRLKNFSSRPEAENARLRLASMGFPNSLIVLEGFTKRA